The region AAAGAGCGCCGCGATTATCTGGCGCACGTGCGCGAAGTCTTACCTCAACTGCAACTGGACTGATCACCGTTGCGGATAAGTGACAGCCGGCAGTTTGCGCTGCCGGCTGTTTTTTTATGTCGCACGGGGAATATCAGACCAGTGCGTGTTCAATTGCAAAACGTCGGGTAGCTATTATCATTAACTCGATTTTGTAATGAAGAGTGGTTGCATGGAACAAGAGAAAAAAGAGAAGAAAACCAACGCTGAGTTCATCCCGCAGTTTACGCCCGCCTTCTTTCATCCGCGCTACTGGGCGCTCTGGCTGGCTGTGGGAGTGACAGCGCTGATTGCCTGTATCCCGGCCCGCTTGCGCGACCCGATACTGGGCGCGTTAGGCCGACTGGTAGGGCGGTTTTCCAAAGGCGCGAGACGGCGTGCCCGTATCAATTTGCTGTTGTGTATGCCGCAACTGTCGGAGACCGAACGTGAGCATATCATCGATCAGATGTTTGCGACGGCGCCGCAGGCGATGCTGATGATGGTGGAACTGGCGATATTGCCCGCCGGGCGGGCTGAGCGTCGCGTCCACTGGCATGGCATGGAGATTGTCGATGCGTTGCGGGAACAGCAGCGTAACGTGATTTTCATGGTGCCGCACGGCTGGGCAGTGGACTTGCCCGCCATGCTGATGAGCCTGCGCGGTCAGAAAATGGCCGCCATGATACACAATCAGAAAAACCCGTTGCAGGATTATCTGTGGAATACCCTGCGTCGCCGTTTTGGCGGACGTCTGCATACCCGTAATGATGGTATCAAGCCTTTTATCAGCTCAGTGCGTGAAGGCTACTGGGGCTATTATTTGCCGGATCAGGATCATGGTGCCGAACATAGCGAGTTCGTCGATTTTTTTGCGACCTACAAAGCCACGTTGCCCGCTGTCGGCCGCTTG is a window of Dickeya solani IPO 2222 DNA encoding:
- the lpxM gene encoding lauroyl-Kdo(2)-lipid IV(A) myristoyltransferase (LpxM is lauroyl-Kdo(2)-lipid IV(A) myristoyltransferase, an enzyme characterized in Escherichia coli and involved in biosynthesis of the form of lipid A found in that species and some closely related species.) — encoded protein: MEQEKKEKKTNAEFIPQFTPAFFHPRYWALWLAVGVTALIACIPARLRDPILGALGRLVGRFSKGARRRARINLLLCMPQLSETEREHIIDQMFATAPQAMLMMVELAILPAGRAERRVHWHGMEIVDALREQQRNVIFMVPHGWAVDLPAMLMSLRGQKMAAMIHNQKNPLQDYLWNTLRRRFGGRLHTRNDGIKPFISSVREGYWGYYLPDQDHGAEHSEFVDFFATYKATLPAVGRLMKVCRAEIVPLFPVYDGKTSRLDVYIRPPMSDINGADDHTIARRMNEEVELLVTPNPEQYTWILKLLKTRKPGETEPYLRKDLYPRKK